One Paenibacillus riograndensis SBR5 DNA segment encodes these proteins:
- the rpsG gene encoding 30S ribosomal protein S7: MPRKGPVTKRDVLPDPLYNSKLVTRLINRIMLGGKRGVAQSILYNSFKLIQERTGKEPMEVFEAAIKNIMPVLEVKARRVGGANYQVPIEVKPERRTALGLRWLVNYSRNRGEKTMEERLAAEIIDASNNTGASVKKREDTHKMAEANKAFAHYRW, from the coding sequence ATGCCACGCAAAGGTCCAGTTACTAAGAGAGATGTATTGCCAGATCCATTGTATAATAGCAAGTTGGTTACCCGTTTGATCAACCGTATTATGCTGGGTGGTAAAAGAGGTGTCGCTCAAAGCATTCTGTACAATTCGTTTAAATTGATCCAAGAACGTACTGGCAAAGAGCCGATGGAAGTTTTCGAAGCTGCCATCAAGAATATCATGCCGGTATTGGAAGTTAAAGCTCGTCGTGTCGGCGGTGCTAACTACCAGGTGCCTATCGAAGTTAAACCTGAGAGACGTACTGCTCTGGGATTACGTTGGCTCGTGAACTACTCACGCAACCGCGGCGAGAAGACTATGGAAGAGCGTTTGGCGGCTGAGATCATCGATGCTTCCAACAACACAGGCGCTTCCGTTAAGAAACGCGAAGACACGCACAAAATGGCTGAAGCGAACAAAGCGTTTGCTCACTACCGCTGGTAG
- the rpsL gene encoding 30S ribosomal protein S12: protein MPTINQLVRKGRQAKIEKSKSPALQKGFNALKREATNLSAPQKRGVCTRVGTMTPRKPNSALRKYARVRLTNRLEVTAYIPGIGHNLQEHSVVLLRGGKVKDLAGVRYHIVRGALDTAGVANRMQARSKYGAKRPKAKK from the coding sequence ATGCCAACTATTAATCAATTGGTTCGTAAAGGCCGTCAAGCCAAAATCGAAAAGTCCAAATCTCCCGCTCTGCAAAAAGGGTTCAACGCCCTGAAGCGTGAGGCTACAAACTTGAGCGCTCCGCAGAAACGCGGTGTATGCACTCGTGTAGGCACAATGACACCACGTAAACCAAACTCCGCACTTCGTAAGTATGCCCGTGTTCGTCTGACGAACCGTCTTGAGGTGACTGCTTACATTCCGGGGATCGGACATAACCTTCAAGAGCACAGCGTAGTATTGCTGCGCGGAGGTAAAGTTAAGGACCTTGCGGGAGTTCGTTACCACATCGTACGTGGCGCTCTGGATACAGCAGGTGTAGCTAACCGGATGCAGGCTCGTTCCAAATACGGTGCGAAACGTCCTAAAGCTAAGAAATAA
- a CDS encoding ribosomal L7Ae/L30e/S12e/Gadd45 family protein — protein sequence MTDDMGLQDAQVKIGTKQTVKAVELGQAAEVYVAEDGDQRLTSRIVMLCNKQGVKITYVDTMLNLGKACGIEVGAAMAAVLKQ from the coding sequence ATGACTGATGATATGGGATTGCAGGATGCTCAGGTCAAGATCGGTACCAAACAAACCGTCAAGGCGGTAGAATTGGGCCAAGCTGCAGAAGTCTATGTGGCGGAGGACGGAGATCAACGGCTTACTTCCAGAATTGTTATGCTTTGCAACAAACAGGGCGTGAAGATCACTTACGTGGACACCATGCTGAACTTGGGCAAAGCCTGCGGTATAGAAGTTGGTGCTGCTATGGCAGCCGTCTTAAAACAATAG
- the rpoC gene encoding DNA-directed RNA polymerase subunit beta' codes for MLDINSFEFMKIGLASPEKIRSWSRGEVKKPETINYRTLKPEKEGLFCERIFGPQKDWECHCGKYKRVRYKGVVCDRCGVEVTRAKVRRERMGHIELAAPVSHIWYFKGIPSRMGLALDMSPRSLEEIIYFASYVVTDPGETPLEKKQLLSEKEYRSYREKYGYGFQAGMGAEAVKKLLQDIDIDKELEFLKEELRTAQGQRRNRAIKRLEVIEAFRNSGNKPDWMIMDVLPVIPPELRPMVQLDGGRFATSDLNDLYRRVINRNNRLKRLLDLGAPDIIVQNEKRMLQEAVDALIDNGRRGRPVTGPGNRPLKSLSHMLKGKQGRFRQNLLGKRVDYSGRSVIVVGPYLKMYQCGLPKKMALELFKPFVMKELVNKGLAHNIKSAKRKVERVSPEVWDVLEDVIKEHPVLLNRAPTLHRLGIQAFEPILVEGHAIRLHPLVCTAYNADFDGDQMAVHVPLSAEAQAEARILMLASGNILNPKDGKPVVTPSQDMVLGTFYLTMDNKEEKGTGMILRTVNEAVSAYQRGTAGLHARVAIPAKALGKTCFTEAQQNAMLVTTIGKIIFNEIYPSSFPYINEATKTNLLQGTPEKYFIYEKGADIRELILSLPDASAVGKEYLGLIIARCFEIYHTTQTSMILDKIKQLGFTYSTRSGVTVAVSDVIVPEEKITILKESEAKVDVVANQYRRGLITNDERYDRVIEIWSKTKDDLTNILLKSMDRFNSIMLMVDSKARGNKSQITQLGGMRGLMATPSGRIFELPIKANFREGLTVLEYFISTHGARKGLADTALRTADSGYLTRRLVDVAQDVIVREDDCGTDKGFTVSRIQDGKEVIEDLYDRIEGRYSFETVRHPETKEIIVNRNDLIDSDKAEEIVNAGVTKLQIRSVLSCRARHGVCKKCYGRNLATGKHVDIGEAVGIIAAQSIGEPGTQLTMRTFHTGGVAGDDITQGLPRIQELFEARNPKGQATISEIDGVIKEIRETKDRREIEVQGEAESKTYSITYGSRLRVSEGQEIEAGDELTDGSIDPKEMLRIKGIRGVQNYILQEVQRVYRNQGVEINDKHIEVMIKQMLRKIRIIEAGDTNLLPGAFSDIHEYEAANKEAILTGKEPAVAKPVLLGITKASLETDSFLSAASFQETTRVLTDAAIKGKVDKLLGLKENVLIGKLIPAGTGMNRYRNVKLSDPNEENLLEDLETVPAE; via the coding sequence TTGTTGGACATTAACAGTTTTGAATTTATGAAGATCGGGCTTGCATCTCCGGAAAAAATTCGCTCTTGGTCCCGCGGAGAAGTGAAAAAACCGGAAACCATTAACTATCGTACTTTGAAACCGGAAAAAGAGGGCTTGTTCTGCGAGCGCATTTTCGGACCGCAAAAGGACTGGGAATGTCATTGCGGCAAGTACAAACGTGTACGTTACAAAGGCGTTGTGTGTGACCGTTGCGGCGTTGAAGTAACTCGTGCCAAGGTTCGCCGTGAACGCATGGGTCACATCGAACTGGCAGCACCCGTCTCTCATATCTGGTATTTCAAAGGGATTCCTAGCCGTATGGGCCTGGCCCTCGACATGTCCCCGAGATCGCTTGAAGAGATCATCTACTTTGCATCTTATGTTGTAACTGATCCAGGTGAAACACCACTGGAGAAGAAACAGCTTCTGTCCGAGAAAGAATACCGCAGCTACCGTGAAAAATATGGCTACGGATTCCAGGCCGGTATGGGTGCCGAGGCCGTTAAGAAACTCCTTCAGGATATCGATATCGATAAAGAACTGGAGTTCCTCAAAGAAGAGCTCCGTACAGCTCAGGGCCAACGCCGCAACCGGGCGATCAAGCGCCTGGAAGTAATCGAGGCTTTCCGCAACTCCGGCAACAAGCCTGACTGGATGATCATGGATGTGCTTCCGGTTATTCCTCCAGAGCTTCGTCCAATGGTTCAACTCGATGGCGGACGTTTTGCTACGTCTGACCTTAATGATCTGTATCGCCGTGTAATTAACCGGAACAACCGTCTGAAGAGACTGCTTGATCTCGGTGCACCTGATATTATCGTGCAGAACGAGAAACGTATGCTCCAAGAAGCCGTGGACGCATTGATTGACAACGGCCGCCGTGGCCGCCCTGTAACCGGGCCTGGTAACCGTCCGCTCAAATCGCTCAGCCATATGCTAAAAGGTAAGCAGGGACGTTTCCGCCAGAACCTGCTCGGTAAACGCGTTGACTATTCCGGCCGTTCCGTTATCGTTGTAGGACCGTATCTCAAAATGTACCAGTGCGGTCTGCCGAAAAAAATGGCGCTTGAATTGTTCAAGCCATTCGTCATGAAAGAGCTCGTGAACAAGGGGCTTGCCCATAACATCAAGAGCGCCAAACGTAAAGTTGAACGTGTAAGCCCTGAAGTCTGGGATGTGCTTGAAGATGTTATTAAGGAGCATCCGGTTCTGCTGAACCGCGCACCTACGCTTCACAGACTGGGGATTCAGGCATTTGAACCGATCCTGGTTGAAGGTCATGCCATTCGTCTGCATCCGCTCGTATGTACGGCTTACAACGCTGACTTTGACGGTGACCAGATGGCGGTGCACGTACCACTGTCAGCGGAAGCTCAGGCTGAAGCTCGTATTCTTATGCTGGCATCGGGCAACATCCTGAACCCTAAGGACGGCAAACCGGTAGTTACCCCTTCCCAGGATATGGTCCTTGGTACATTCTATTTGACCATGGACAACAAGGAAGAAAAAGGGACCGGTATGATTCTGCGCACGGTGAACGAAGCTGTATCAGCTTACCAGCGTGGAACCGCAGGCCTACATGCACGTGTAGCCATTCCTGCTAAAGCTCTCGGCAAAACATGCTTCACCGAAGCCCAGCAGAACGCAATGCTCGTTACGACGATCGGTAAGATTATCTTCAATGAAATCTATCCGAGCAGCTTCCCGTATATCAACGAAGCAACTAAGACCAACCTGCTGCAAGGCACACCAGAGAAGTACTTTATTTATGAAAAAGGCGCGGATATCCGCGAGCTTATTCTGAGCCTGCCGGACGCAAGTGCTGTAGGTAAGGAATATTTGGGGCTGATTATTGCCCGCTGCTTTGAAATCTACCATACAACCCAAACATCCATGATTTTGGATAAAATCAAGCAGCTCGGCTTCACGTACTCCACCCGTTCCGGTGTAACAGTAGCCGTATCGGATGTTATTGTACCTGAAGAAAAGATAACCATTCTTAAAGAGTCGGAAGCCAAGGTTGATGTGGTTGCGAACCAATACCGCCGTGGTCTGATTACCAATGATGAGCGTTATGACCGTGTTATTGAAATCTGGTCGAAGACTAAGGATGATCTGACGAACATCCTGCTGAAATCGATGGACCGGTTCAACTCCATCATGCTCATGGTGGACTCCAAGGCGCGCGGTAACAAATCGCAGATTACACAGCTGGGTGGTATGCGTGGTCTGATGGCTACGCCGTCCGGACGGATTTTTGAATTGCCGATCAAGGCGAACTTCCGTGAAGGCCTTACCGTCCTCGAGTACTTTATCTCCACTCACGGAGCGCGTAAAGGTCTGGCGGATACAGCGCTGCGTACAGCGGACTCTGGTTACCTGACCCGCCGTCTGGTTGACGTGGCACAGGATGTTATCGTCCGTGAAGATGACTGCGGCACCGATAAAGGCTTCACTGTCAGCCGTATTCAGGATGGCAAGGAAGTTATTGAGGATCTGTACGACCGTATTGAAGGACGTTACTCCTTTGAAACTGTCCGCCATCCGGAAACGAAGGAAATCATTGTTAACCGGAACGATCTGATTGACTCCGATAAGGCTGAGGAGATCGTGAATGCCGGGGTAACCAAGCTGCAAATCCGTTCCGTGCTGAGCTGCCGTGCCCGTCACGGGGTCTGCAAAAAATGTTACGGACGCAATCTGGCAACGGGCAAACATGTGGATATCGGTGAAGCCGTAGGGATTATCGCCGCTCAATCCATCGGTGAGCCGGGAACCCAGCTTACCATGCGTACGTTCCATACCGGTGGTGTTGCCGGTGATGACATCACGCAAGGTTTGCCGCGTATTCAGGAGTTGTTTGAAGCCCGCAACCCTAAAGGACAGGCGACAATCAGCGAAATTGACGGGGTAATCAAGGAAATCCGTGAAACCAAGGACCGCCGCGAAATCGAGGTTCAAGGTGAAGCAGAATCCAAGACCTACTCCATTACCTATGGTTCCCGTCTGCGCGTCAGTGAAGGCCAGGAGATTGAAGCTGGAGATGAACTGACAGACGGTTCGATCGATCCAAAAGAAATGCTGCGCATCAAAGGGATCCGCGGGGTACAGAACTACATTCTGCAGGAAGTGCAGCGTGTATATCGTAACCAGGGCGTAGAAATCAATGATAAGCACATTGAAGTTATGATCAAGCAGATGCTGCGTAAAATCCGCATCATCGAAGCCGGCGATACAAATCTGTTGCCGGGCGCTTTCTCGGATATCCATGAATATGAAGCTGCCAACAAGGAAGCCATCCTTACCGGTAAAGAGCCTGCAGTCGCTAAGCCAGTGCTGCTCGGGATTACCAAAGCTTCCCTTGAGACAGATTCCTTCCTGTCTGCGGCGTCCTTCCAGGAAACGACTCGTGTCCTGACAGATGCTGCAATCAAAGGAAAAGTGGATAAACTTCTCGGCTTGAAAGAAAACGTTCTGATTGGTAAGTTGATTCCTGCCGGTACGGGTATGAACCGTTACCGCAATGTCAAACTGAGCGATCCGAATGAAGAAAACCTGCTGGAAGACTTAGAAACTGTACCTGCTGAATAA
- the rpoB gene encoding DNA-directed RNA polymerase subunit beta, producing the protein MAGHLVQYGRRTRRSYARIKEVLEVPNLIEIQQKSYDWFLEEGLREMFQDISPIQDFTGNLVLEFIDYSLGEPKYTVDDAKERDVTYAAPLRVKVRLINKETGEVKEQEVFMGDFPLMTETGTFIINGAERVIVSQLVRSPSVYFSTKVDKNGKKTYTATVIPNRGAWLELETDAKDIMYVRIDRTRKIPVTVLLRALGFGSDAEILELLGNDEYIRNTLDKDNTDSTEKALIEIYERLRPGEPPTLDNAKSLLVARFFDPKRYDLANVGRYKINKKLHIKNRLFNQRLAQPLVDESTGEILAESGQMVDRRLLDELIPYFEKDVAAKTYRVTGGVLDSEDIPLQTIDVFSPIEEGRVIKLIANGNIDKSVKHITQADIISSISYFINLLHGIGNTDDIDHLGNRRLRSVGELLQNQFRIGLSRMERVVRERMSIQDANAITPQALINIRPVIASIKEFFGSSQLSQFMDQTNPLAELTHKRRLSALGPGGLTRERAGFEVRDVHHSHYGRMCPIETPEGPNIGLINSLSTFARINEYGFIEAPYRWVDPKTGKVTEHIDYLTADEEDNYVVAQANVQIDEDGTFKEDMVIVRYNKDSDNITTMPSNRVDYMDVSPKQVVSVATALIPFLENDDSNRALMGSNMQRQAVPLLIPKAPLVGTGMEHKSAKDSGVCIVSKYDGIIERSSANEIWLRRVEMVEGKEVKGDIVKYKLHKFMRSNQGTCINQRPLAKRGDIVKKGDILADGPSTEMGELALGRNVVVAFMTWEGYNYEDAILLSEKLVKEDVYTSIHIEEYESEARDTKLGPEEITRDIPNVGEEALRNLDERGIIRIGAEINAGDILVGKVTPKGVTELTAEERLLHAIFGEKAREVRDTSLRVPHGSDGIIVDVKVFTRENGDELPPGVNQLVRVYIAQKRKISEGDKMAGRHGNKGVVARILPEEDMPFLPDGTPVQVVLNPLGVPSRMNIGQVLEVHLGMAALRLGIHVATPVFDGAREYDVFDTMEEAGMQRNGKTVLYDGRTGERFEREVTVGVMHMIKLAHMVDDKIHARSTGPYSLVTQQPLGGKAQFGGQRFGEMEVWALEAYGAAYTLQEILTVKSDDVVGRVKTYESIVKGENLPEPGVPEAFKVLIKELQSLGMDVKILSGDEQEIEMKELDDEDETSGDKLSLNLEGAEVGIE; encoded by the coding sequence TTGGCAGGACATCTTGTTCAGTATGGTCGACGCACTCGGCGGAGCTATGCGAGAATTAAAGAGGTACTCGAGGTCCCTAACCTGATCGAAATCCAACAAAAATCGTATGATTGGTTTTTGGAGGAAGGTTTGCGTGAAATGTTTCAGGACATCTCGCCAATCCAGGATTTCACAGGGAATTTGGTGCTTGAGTTCATTGATTACAGCCTAGGCGAACCGAAGTATACGGTTGACGACGCTAAAGAGCGGGACGTAACATATGCGGCTCCTCTACGTGTGAAGGTGCGGCTCATTAATAAGGAGACCGGTGAGGTCAAAGAGCAGGAAGTGTTCATGGGAGATTTCCCGCTGATGACGGAGACCGGCACTTTTATTATCAATGGTGCGGAACGGGTTATTGTCAGCCAGTTGGTTCGCTCTCCAAGCGTCTATTTCAGCACGAAAGTAGATAAGAACGGCAAAAAAACCTACACCGCCACAGTAATTCCAAACCGCGGGGCCTGGCTTGAACTGGAGACCGACGCTAAGGATATCATGTATGTCCGTATCGACCGGACCCGTAAAATTCCAGTTACAGTACTTCTGCGTGCTCTCGGTTTCGGCAGTGATGCTGAAATCCTGGAACTGCTGGGTAATGATGAATATATTCGCAATACGCTGGATAAAGACAATACGGACTCCACGGAGAAGGCGCTTATTGAAATCTACGAGCGTCTGCGTCCGGGTGAACCGCCGACACTGGATAATGCCAAGAGCCTTTTGGTTGCACGTTTCTTCGATCCAAAGCGTTATGACTTGGCCAATGTAGGCCGTTACAAAATCAATAAGAAGCTGCACATTAAGAACCGGTTGTTTAACCAGCGTCTGGCACAGCCTTTGGTTGATGAATCCACTGGAGAAATTCTGGCGGAATCCGGACAAATGGTTGACCGCAGACTTCTTGATGAGCTGATTCCTTATTTTGAGAAGGATGTCGCTGCCAAGACCTACCGTGTTACCGGCGGAGTGCTGGACAGTGAAGATATCCCGCTGCAAACGATCGATGTATTCTCGCCGATCGAAGAAGGCCGGGTTATCAAGCTGATTGCCAACGGCAATATCGACAAATCCGTTAAGCATATTACCCAGGCTGATATTATATCCTCAATCAGCTACTTTATTAATCTGCTGCACGGTATCGGCAACACAGACGACATTGACCACTTGGGTAACCGCCGTCTGCGTTCCGTAGGTGAATTGCTGCAGAACCAATTCCGCATCGGGCTGTCCCGTATGGAACGCGTAGTGCGTGAGAGAATGTCGATTCAGGATGCGAATGCAATTACTCCGCAGGCCCTGATCAATATTCGTCCGGTCATCGCGTCCATTAAAGAGTTCTTCGGCAGCTCCCAGCTGTCGCAGTTTATGGACCAGACGAACCCGCTGGCAGAACTTACGCATAAGCGTCGTCTGTCTGCACTCGGACCCGGCGGTCTGACCCGTGAACGCGCGGGCTTTGAAGTTCGGGACGTGCATCACAGTCACTACGGCCGGATGTGTCCAATCGAAACACCGGAAGGTCCGAACATTGGTCTGATCAACTCCTTGTCCACCTTTGCCCGCATCAATGAATACGGCTTTATCGAAGCTCCGTACCGTTGGGTGGATCCGAAGACCGGCAAGGTCACAGAGCATATCGATTATCTGACCGCCGATGAAGAAGACAACTATGTAGTTGCGCAGGCAAACGTGCAGATTGATGAAGATGGAACCTTTAAGGAAGATATGGTTATCGTCCGTTACAACAAGGATTCAGACAACATCACGACTATGCCTAGTAACCGTGTTGACTACATGGACGTTTCGCCAAAACAGGTTGTATCGGTCGCTACGGCGCTCATTCCGTTCCTGGAGAACGATGACTCCAACCGCGCACTGATGGGATCTAACATGCAGCGCCAAGCCGTTCCGCTTCTGATTCCGAAGGCTCCGCTTGTCGGTACAGGAATGGAGCATAAGTCCGCTAAGGACTCCGGCGTATGTATTGTCTCCAAATATGACGGTATTATTGAACGCTCTTCTGCCAATGAGATCTGGCTGCGCCGGGTTGAGATGGTTGAAGGCAAAGAAGTCAAAGGGGATATCGTTAAATATAAATTACACAAATTTATGCGTTCGAACCAAGGGACTTGCATAAATCAGCGTCCGCTTGCTAAAAGAGGCGACATTGTGAAGAAGGGTGACATTCTTGCGGATGGTCCTTCCACCGAAATGGGCGAGTTGGCTCTGGGCCGCAACGTAGTTGTTGCCTTTATGACTTGGGAAGGTTACAACTACGAGGATGCGATCCTGCTGAGTGAGAAGCTGGTGAAGGAAGATGTATACACTTCGATTCATATCGAGGAATACGAATCCGAAGCTCGTGACACGAAGCTGGGACCTGAAGAAATTACCCGTGATATTCCAAATGTCGGTGAAGAAGCACTGCGCAACTTGGACGAACGCGGCATCATCCGCATTGGTGCGGAAATCAATGCCGGTGACATCCTTGTAGGTAAGGTAACTCCTAAGGGTGTAACTGAGCTGACTGCTGAAGAACGTCTGCTCCATGCAATCTTCGGGGAAAAGGCACGTGAAGTTCGCGATACCTCCTTGCGTGTTCCGCATGGTAGTGATGGTATTATCGTTGACGTCAAAGTATTCACACGTGAGAACGGTGATGAGCTGCCTCCGGGTGTAAATCAGCTGGTTCGTGTCTACATCGCCCAGAAACGTAAAATCTCTGAGGGTGACAAAATGGCCGGACGTCACGGTAACAAGGGTGTCGTTGCCCGTATTCTTCCTGAGGAAGATATGCCATTCCTGCCGGACGGTACACCGGTACAGGTAGTACTGAACCCGCTGGGCGTTCCTTCCCGTATGAACATCGGACAGGTGCTGGAGGTCCATCTTGGTATGGCTGCTCTTCGTCTGGGCATCCATGTAGCTACTCCGGTATTTGACGGTGCCCGCGAGTATGACGTCTTTGATACGATGGAAGAAGCCGGCATGCAGCGCAATGGTAAGACTGTGCTGTACGACGGACGTACAGGTGAGCGCTTCGAGCGTGAAGTAACTGTCGGTGTCATGCACATGATCAAGCTGGCGCACATGGTTGATGATAAGATTCATGCCCGTTCCACAGGTCCTTACTCACTCGTTACCCAGCAGCCTCTCGGCGGTAAAGCCCAGTTTGGTGGACAACGTTTCGGGGAAATGGAAGTATGGGCGCTTGAAGCTTACGGCGCCGCCTATACACTGCAGGAAATCTTGACGGTAAAATCCGATGACGTGGTTGGCCGTGTGAAGACGTATGAATCCATCGTCAAAGGCGAGAACCTGCCGGAACCTGGCGTGCCTGAAGCGTTCAAAGTATTGATCAAGGAACTGCAGTCGCTTGGTATGGATGTCAAGATCCTCAGCGGTGATGAGCAGGAGATTGAGATGAAAGAACTGGACGATGAGGACGAGACGTCAGGCGACAAGCTGAGCCTTAACTTGGAAGGCGCGGAAGTTGGAATAGAGTAG
- a CDS encoding class I SAM-dependent methyltransferase: MSQHYYSQQPDARHDRRTIDTVLRGKSLRFTSDAGVFSKGDIDYGSRVLIEAMEIPDGSAVLDVGCGYGPIGISAAYLAPKGHVTLIDINSRAVELARENARNNGVHNVTVMESDVLSAVKGQKFDVIVTNPPIRAGKAVVHQIFEEAYDHLNEGGTLWLVIQKKQGAPSAAAKLESLFGDVEEVGKDKGYRIIKARK; this comes from the coding sequence ATGTCGCAGCATTATTACTCACAGCAACCGGATGCACGTCATGACAGACGTACCATTGATACGGTGCTGAGAGGAAAAAGCCTCCGTTTTACCAGCGATGCCGGTGTCTTCTCCAAAGGAGACATTGATTACGGCAGCCGTGTACTGATTGAAGCCATGGAGATTCCGGATGGATCGGCTGTGCTTGATGTGGGCTGCGGGTATGGACCCATTGGAATCAGTGCGGCTTACCTGGCACCCAAAGGACATGTCACGCTGATTGATATCAACAGCCGGGCCGTAGAGCTTGCCCGTGAGAATGCCCGGAACAATGGGGTTCACAACGTTACTGTTATGGAGAGCGATGTACTCTCTGCAGTGAAGGGACAGAAGTTTGATGTGATTGTAACTAATCCTCCGATTCGTGCCGGTAAGGCAGTGGTGCATCAGATTTTTGAAGAGGCTTATGACCATTTGAATGAAGGCGGAACGCTGTGGTTGGTTATCCAGAAGAAGCAGGGAGCGCCATCGGCGGCAGCCAAGCTTGAAAGTTTGTTTGGGGATGTAGAAGAGGTGGGCAAGGATAAAGGTTATCGGATCATTAAGGCCCGGAAATAA
- the rplL gene encoding 50S ribosomal protein L7/L12: protein MSKETILEEIKGMSVLELNDLVKAIEEEFGVTAAAPVAMGGGAAVAVEAEQSEFDVILTSAGASKINVIKIVREITGLGLKEAKDLVDNAPKPIKEKVSKEDAEAVKAKLEEAGAAVELK from the coding sequence ATGAGTAAAGAAACAATCTTGGAAGAAATTAAAGGCATGAGCGTATTGGAACTGAACGACCTGGTTAAAGCAATCGAAGAAGAGTTCGGCGTAACCGCTGCAGCTCCAGTAGCAATGGGCGGAGGCGCTGCAGTTGCTGTAGAAGCAGAGCAATCCGAATTCGACGTAATTTTGACAAGCGCTGGCGCTTCCAAAATCAACGTTATCAAGATCGTTCGCGAAATCACAGGCCTGGGCTTGAAAGAAGCTAAAGACCTCGTAGACAACGCTCCAAAGCCAATCAAAGAAAAAGTAAGCAAAGAAGATGCAGAAGCTGTGAAAGCGAAATTGGAAGAAGCAGGCGCAGCTGTAGAATTGAAGTAG
- the rplJ gene encoding 50S ribosomal protein L10, with translation MANAKVIQAKQDAVDVVTGKLQNSVSTVVADYRGLNVSQVTELRKQLREAGVDFQVLKNTLVRRATAAAELTELDAVLTGPTAVAFSETDAVVAAKILNDFAKKNDALKLKGGVVEGRVIDADQLKALAELPSREGLLSMLLSVLQAPMRNFALAVKAVADKEEQSA, from the coding sequence TTGGCAAATGCAAAAGTAATCCAAGCTAAACAGGATGCGGTTGATGTTGTAACTGGCAAACTGCAGAACAGTGTTTCTACTGTTGTTGCGGACTACCGCGGATTGAATGTTTCCCAAGTGACTGAACTGCGCAAGCAGCTTCGTGAAGCCGGGGTTGATTTTCAAGTCCTGAAGAACACATTGGTTCGTCGCGCAACAGCTGCGGCTGAACTGACTGAACTCGATGCGGTTCTGACTGGTCCTACAGCGGTCGCTTTCAGCGAAACAGACGCAGTAGTAGCAGCCAAGATTCTGAACGATTTCGCTAAAAAGAACGATGCTCTGAAACTTAAGGGTGGCGTTGTAGAAGGCCGTGTCATCGATGCGGACCAACTGAAGGCACTGGCTGAGCTTCCTTCCCGCGAAGGTTTGCTGTCCATGCTGCTTAGCGTGCTTCAAGCTCCAATGCGCAACTTCGCGCTTGCAGTTAAAGCAGTCGCTGACAAGGAAGAACAAAGCGCGTAA
- the rplA gene encoding 50S ribosomal protein L1, giving the protein MAKHGKKYQESAKLINSEATYEPSEAVELVKKAATAKFDETVEAAVRLGVDPRKQDQAVRGVVVLPHGTGKTQRVLVFAKGEKAKEAEAAGADYVGDQDMINKIQQGWFEFDVCVATPDMMSEVGKLGRLLGGKGLMPNPKAGTVTFDVTKAVQEIKAGKIEYRLDKAGQIHAPIGKVSFNAEQLNDNLKALIDALNRAKPAAAKGVYLKGIAVSSTMGPSARVNTTAFR; this is encoded by the coding sequence ATGGCTAAACATGGTAAGAAGTACCAGGAATCCGCTAAGCTGATCAACAGCGAAGCGACTTACGAGCCTTCAGAAGCTGTAGAGCTTGTGAAAAAGGCGGCAACTGCCAAATTCGACGAAACCGTTGAAGCAGCAGTTCGTCTGGGTGTAGACCCGCGTAAACAAGACCAAGCTGTTCGTGGTGTTGTTGTCCTGCCTCACGGCACAGGTAAAACACAACGCGTGCTTGTATTTGCAAAAGGTGAAAAAGCGAAAGAGGCAGAAGCTGCTGGCGCGGATTATGTAGGCGATCAGGATATGATCAACAAAATCCAACAGGGCTGGTTTGAATTCGATGTCTGCGTAGCTACACCTGATATGATGAGCGAAGTCGGTAAGCTCGGCCGTCTGCTTGGTGGTAAAGGCCTCATGCCTAACCCTAAAGCCGGCACAGTTACTTTCGACGTTACCAAGGCTGTTCAAGAAATTAAAGCTGGTAAAATCGAATACCGTCTTGATAAAGCAGGCCAAATTCACGCGCCTATCGGCAAAGTGTCTTTTAATGCTGAACAATTGAACGATAATCTTAAAGCTCTGATCGATGCTCTTAACCGTGCGAAACCGGCAGCTGCCAAAGGTGTATACCTGAAAGGCATCGCAGTTTCGTCCACTATGGGACCGAGTGCTCGTGTGAACACCACTGCTTTCAGATAA